A single genomic interval of Spirosoma linguale DSM 74 harbors:
- a CDS encoding aminotransferase class IV (PFAM: aminotransferase class IV~KEGG: dat:HRM2_24560 IlvE), whose translation MFYGYFNGTIAPTDQLAVGITDLGLLRGYGLFDYFLTYNGRPFQWDWYWARFQNSASRMHLKLPLGKDETYAIVMKLVERSNEAISKTGKATPTDVGIRFVLTGGYSADSISVEKPNLLILAEMIHPVPAIQYEQGIKVILDEYVREMAEVKSTDYKRVILMAEAIRAARASDILYQKGGEISELSRSNFFIVKGEKISTPDRHILHGITRKTVMQLAQSDFQVEERPVLLSELYDADEAFTTSSTKKILPITQIGELTIGDGHVGPKSKFLLERFDELVKTW comes from the coding sequence ATGTTTTACGGATATTTCAACGGTACCATCGCCCCTACCGACCAGCTTGCGGTTGGCATCACCGACCTCGGCCTTTTGCGGGGCTATGGCCTATTTGATTACTTCCTGACGTACAACGGACGACCGTTCCAGTGGGATTGGTACTGGGCACGATTTCAGAACTCGGCCTCCCGCATGCACCTGAAACTGCCGCTGGGCAAAGACGAAACGTATGCGATTGTCATGAAACTGGTGGAACGCAGTAACGAAGCGATCAGCAAAACCGGGAAGGCTACACCAACCGACGTTGGTATTCGATTTGTGTTGACGGGTGGTTATTCAGCAGACAGTATCAGCGTAGAGAAGCCCAATCTGCTTATCCTGGCCGAAATGATTCATCCGGTTCCGGCCATTCAGTATGAGCAGGGGATAAAAGTGATTCTGGATGAGTATGTTCGGGAAATGGCCGAAGTAAAAAGTACTGACTACAAACGTGTGATTCTGATGGCCGAAGCCATTCGGGCCGCTCGTGCGTCGGACATATTGTACCAGAAAGGGGGCGAAATCAGCGAACTGAGCCGGAGCAATTTCTTTATCGTCAAAGGCGAAAAAATCAGTACACCAGACCGGCATATTCTGCACGGTATTACGCGAAAAACCGTGATGCAACTGGCTCAAAGTGACTTCCAAGTTGAAGAACGACCGGTACTTCTTTCCGAGCTTTACGACGCCGATGAAGCCTTTACCACCAGTTCAACCAAGAAAATACTGCCCATCACCCAGATCGGTGAACTGACCATTGGTGACGGGCATGTTGGTCCTAAATCAAAGTTTCTGCTGGAACGGTTCGATGAACTGGTTAAGACCTGGTAA
- a CDS encoding beta-lactamase (PFAM: beta-lactamase~KEGG: hypothetical protein): MALDIIAWHDRNAAGHKQMVDSSAIKGYRTLSLCIYGDRNDPRYAAVMIKRPAVIAEQQFFGLNASQFQAKFNEMSAKGWGPYIISATGPATDPLFAVSFWPVSPTPLTRFGLTEAEFRQLNQQQQDGGNILRWADAYGTPGNTRYVAVWYPNPNKVAWNCDSVNDDFATTQLRFNALTSGWARPVHIAITPSQGYLEVYTDTKVSAWSSRNNMTSSGYQDEFTKHMANGLAPVCVSAEGSGSNTRFAAIFAAEEQEHPRTFRTTGSPSIAQIDAAMEGVMKINQLRGASLAIVKGTRLVYAKGYTWAEADYPTVQPTTLFRQASVSKTFAAIAIYKLIEQGKLTLDTTLQTVLQLKTPQNGNPTDSKFSQITIRHLLEMTAGVDAGLIWQDVAATKAFGAKLPVTPAQLSSFCASQTLAGTPGDPAIAGYSNGGYFLLSQVVAKLFNASSFEAAIQSAFLSPLNITRVRQSRTLVSAQAADEVRYHPKPLTTSTSVMSPDQPLVTLGYGETNMEICDGSGGLSAAATDVARVLAALSVHQANPMLKDDTITTMLANAAAASSNPKLSAHGYHGFDAVGVTDVAKGLYWGYKGGSLSTSQNTIYFERDGYSLVICWNGTTPLGESWYPNFPSVLTVAKQQDWGTTDLFPQYGMPSFLTTSGQSFLLSPTLPINPKLGVKLSTVTRPASVRGEG, translated from the coding sequence ATGGCACTAGATATTATTGCGTGGCATGACCGCAACGCGGCTGGCCACAAGCAAATGGTCGACTCATCGGCAATTAAAGGGTATCGTACCCTCTCACTTTGCATATATGGCGACCGTAATGACCCTCGGTATGCGGCCGTCATGATTAAACGACCCGCTGTTATTGCCGAGCAGCAATTCTTCGGCTTAAATGCCAGCCAGTTTCAGGCAAAGTTCAACGAGATGTCGGCAAAAGGTTGGGGCCCTTATATCATCAGTGCAACCGGTCCGGCTACCGACCCCTTATTTGCGGTTTCGTTCTGGCCGGTCAGCCCAACACCGCTGACGCGCTTTGGCTTAACCGAGGCTGAGTTCCGTCAACTCAATCAGCAACAGCAGGACGGTGGTAACATACTGCGCTGGGCCGATGCCTATGGTACGCCCGGTAACACTCGCTATGTAGCAGTATGGTATCCTAACCCCAATAAAGTAGCCTGGAACTGCGATTCCGTGAACGACGACTTCGCTACTACTCAACTACGTTTTAACGCACTTACCTCTGGCTGGGCGCGTCCTGTGCATATCGCCATTACACCGTCGCAGGGCTATCTGGAAGTGTATACCGATACAAAGGTCAGCGCCTGGTCTTCCCGGAATAATATGACGAGCAGCGGCTATCAGGACGAGTTTACAAAGCACATGGCTAACGGTCTGGCACCGGTTTGTGTATCGGCCGAAGGCTCAGGCAGCAACACCCGCTTTGCCGCTATATTCGCAGCTGAGGAACAGGAGCATCCGCGTACATTCAGGACAACGGGCTCTCCATCTATTGCACAAATTGACGCGGCTATGGAGGGCGTTATGAAGATCAATCAGCTACGCGGGGCATCGCTGGCGATTGTGAAAGGCACCCGGCTTGTGTACGCAAAAGGTTATACCTGGGCCGAGGCCGACTACCCAACCGTTCAGCCCACAACGCTGTTTCGCCAGGCCAGTGTATCCAAAACGTTTGCGGCCATTGCTATCTACAAACTCATTGAACAGGGCAAACTTACTCTCGACACCACCCTGCAAACTGTTTTACAGCTGAAAACACCCCAAAACGGCAACCCTACTGATTCTAAATTCAGCCAGATTACTATTCGGCACTTGCTGGAGATGACGGCTGGGGTCGATGCGGGCCTGATCTGGCAGGATGTTGCCGCTACCAAAGCGTTTGGCGCCAAACTACCCGTAACACCCGCGCAATTATCGTCCTTTTGCGCTTCGCAAACCTTAGCCGGTACGCCCGGCGATCCGGCTATTGCGGGTTATAGCAACGGCGGTTACTTCCTGCTGAGTCAGGTAGTCGCCAAATTATTCAATGCATCTTCGTTTGAAGCCGCCATTCAATCGGCCTTTTTAAGCCCGTTGAACATTACGCGTGTTCGTCAGTCACGAACGCTGGTAAGCGCGCAGGCTGCGGATGAAGTTCGCTACCATCCAAAGCCCCTCACTACCTCAACCAGCGTTATGTCGCCAGACCAACCGCTGGTAACACTGGGATATGGCGAAACGAACATGGAGATTTGTGATGGCTCCGGTGGGTTATCGGCCGCGGCTACCGATGTTGCCCGCGTGTTAGCCGCCCTGAGCGTACACCAGGCTAATCCCATGTTAAAGGATGATACTATAACGACCATGCTGGCCAATGCAGCTGCGGCTTCGTCGAATCCCAAATTAAGTGCCCATGGTTACCACGGGTTCGATGCCGTGGGCGTTACCGACGTAGCCAAAGGGCTGTATTGGGGATACAAAGGAGGTAGCTTGTCGACTAGCCAGAATACCATCTACTTTGAACGGGATGGGTACTCGCTCGTTATCTGCTGGAACGGCACAACCCCGCTGGGTGAATCCTGGTACCCCAACTTCCCATCTGTGCTTACGGTAGCTAAACAACAGGATTGGGGAACCACCGATTTGTTTCCGCAGTATGGGATGCCTAGCTTTTTGACAACCTCCGGCCAAAGCTTTCTGCTTTCGCCCACCCTGCCGATCAATCCAAAATTGGGGGTAAAGCTCAGCACCGTAACCCGCCCGGCTTCGGTTCGGGGCGAAGGCTAA
- a CDS encoding aspartate kinase (KEGG: asa:ASA_2578 aspartate kinase III~TIGRFAM: aspartate kinase~PFAM: aspartate/glutamate/uridylate kinase), translating into MKVFKFGGASVKDAAGVRNLADIVQKQGKDIVVVVSAMGKTTNALEALVRAYVDVRPEDVQAQLASLKGYHTDIMDDLTGNYDQVHYTFGQLENYLKSPVSASFDEVYDQIVSVGELLSTQIIFGYLNKIGLSSRWLDSRQLVRTDATFREGKVDWEFTSRQISSAVKKNGINITQGFIGQTEDGRTTTLGREGSDYTAAIYAFCLNAESVTIWKDVPGVLNADPKWFDDTVLLERLTYQDAIELAYYGATVIHPKTIKPLQNKGIPLYVRSFLKPEAAGTVIGNYEQHLSIPSFIFKVNQVLISLHPNDFSFIAEDNLSRIFGLFAQAGVKINLMQNTAISFSVVVDNNPDRVPALLNLLKQDFRVTYNSDVELVTIRYYDQGTIDRVMPNKKLLLEQKSRYTVQLVVKDLSN; encoded by the coding sequence ATGAAGGTTTTCAAATTTGGCGGGGCTTCGGTAAAGGATGCTGCCGGTGTACGCAATCTGGCCGATATTGTCCAAAAACAGGGTAAGGATATCGTTGTTGTCGTCTCGGCTATGGGCAAGACAACCAACGCGCTGGAAGCCCTCGTTCGGGCGTATGTAGATGTGCGACCGGAGGACGTTCAGGCGCAACTGGCTAGCTTAAAAGGCTACCATACGGACATCATGGACGACCTGACCGGCAACTACGATCAGGTTCATTATACATTCGGGCAGCTGGAAAATTACCTGAAAAGCCCGGTTAGCGCTTCATTCGATGAGGTATACGACCAGATTGTTTCGGTAGGTGAACTCTTGTCTACGCAGATTATTTTCGGCTACCTGAACAAGATTGGCCTTTCAAGCCGCTGGCTCGATTCCCGCCAACTGGTTCGAACGGACGCAACCTTTCGGGAAGGCAAGGTCGACTGGGAGTTTACTAGTCGGCAAATAAGCAGTGCGGTAAAAAAGAATGGGATTAACATCACTCAGGGGTTTATTGGCCAGACGGAAGATGGGCGAACCACTACGCTTGGCCGCGAAGGGTCGGACTATACTGCGGCTATCTATGCCTTTTGCCTGAATGCCGAAAGCGTTACAATCTGGAAAGACGTACCGGGTGTGCTGAACGCCGACCCAAAATGGTTCGATGACACCGTCCTTCTGGAGCGGCTAACCTACCAGGATGCTATTGAACTGGCGTATTACGGCGCAACGGTCATTCACCCAAAAACGATCAAGCCCCTTCAGAACAAAGGCATCCCGCTCTATGTACGCTCCTTTCTGAAGCCGGAAGCCGCCGGAACGGTCATTGGCAATTACGAACAGCACCTCAGCATTCCATCGTTTATTTTCAAAGTCAATCAGGTACTGATTTCGCTGCATCCGAACGATTTTTCATTCATCGCGGAAGATAACTTAAGTCGGATCTTCGGCTTGTTTGCGCAGGCGGGGGTTAAAATCAATCTGATGCAAAACACCGCCATTAGCTTCTCCGTGGTTGTCGATAACAATCCCGACCGGGTGCCTGCTTTACTGAATCTATTAAAACAGGATTTCCGGGTAACGTACAACAGCGACGTGGAGTTGGTCACGATCCGCTACTACGACCAGGGAACCATAGATCGCGTGATGCCGAACAAAAAACTCCTGCTGGAGCAAAAAAGCCGGTATACGGTTCAGCTTGTTGTCAAGGATTTGAGTAACTAA
- a CDS encoding deoxyxylulose-5-phosphate synthase (TIGRFAM: deoxyxylulose-5-phosphate synthase~PFAM: Transketolase central region; Transketolase domain protein~KEGG: similar to 1-deoxy-D-xylulose 5-phosphate synthase 2) has product MLITPGSLLATIDTPEDLRKLDKSRLPQVADELRQFIIDDVSVYGGHFGASLGVVELTVALHYVFNTPDDQLVWDVGHQAYGHKILTGRREKFHTNRFYKGLSGFPKRKESEYDSFGVGHSSTSISAALGMAVASQLQGNTSRNHIAVIGDGALTAGEAFEGMNHAGATDSNLLIVLNDNCMSIDPNVGALREYLTDITTSQTYNKVKDEIWNLLGKMDKLGKTAQELVSQVQSGIKSSLLEQSNLFESLHLRYFGPIDGHDIDHLVSVLDDMKHIPGPKLLHVLTVKGKGYGPAEKDQTKWHAPGLFDKVTGVIQKKIYDTPQPPKYQDVFGNTLVELAEQNARIVGVTPAMPSGSSMNIMMKAMPTRAFDVGIAEQHAVTFSAGMATQGEVVFCNIYSTFMQRAYDQVIHDVCIQELPVIFCLDRAGFAGADGPTHHGAYDLAYMRCIPNMIVAAPMNEQELRNMMFTAQSDEVQQGKQAFTIRYPRGEGVMPNWRTPLEKQVIGQGRMISDGEDVAILTIGHIGNYAVQATEMLAKEGIRPAHFDMRYVKPLDETLLHQIFSRFDRVVTVEDGCVMGGFGSAVLEFMANNDYMARVKRLGIPDAVIEHGEQIELHHECGFDPQGIADAVRELLFTGRAVTV; this is encoded by the coding sequence ATGCTGATTACCCCTGGCAGTCTTCTTGCCACCATCGATACGCCCGAAGATCTTCGTAAACTAGATAAATCCCGTTTACCCCAGGTTGCTGATGAATTACGTCAGTTCATCATTGATGATGTATCTGTTTATGGCGGCCACTTCGGCGCCAGTCTGGGTGTAGTTGAATTAACCGTTGCTCTTCACTACGTTTTCAACACCCCCGACGACCAGCTGGTCTGGGATGTAGGCCATCAGGCTTACGGGCACAAAATCCTGACCGGTCGGCGGGAGAAGTTTCACACCAATCGATTCTACAAGGGCCTATCGGGATTCCCCAAACGAAAGGAAAGCGAGTACGACTCCTTCGGCGTTGGTCACTCATCGACTTCCATCTCGGCCGCGCTGGGCATGGCCGTTGCCTCACAACTTCAGGGAAATACGTCCCGGAACCATATTGCCGTTATTGGCGATGGTGCCCTCACAGCAGGAGAAGCGTTTGAAGGGATGAACCATGCCGGTGCTACGGATAGCAATCTGCTGATTGTCCTGAATGACAACTGCATGAGCATCGACCCGAACGTTGGGGCCTTGCGCGAGTACCTTACCGACATTACCACTTCTCAGACGTACAATAAAGTAAAAGACGAGATCTGGAACCTGCTCGGCAAAATGGACAAACTAGGCAAAACAGCGCAGGAGCTGGTTTCTCAGGTCCAGTCGGGTATAAAGAGTTCATTACTAGAACAAAGCAACCTGTTCGAGTCGCTTCATCTGCGTTATTTCGGTCCGATCGACGGCCACGACATCGACCATCTGGTTAGTGTTCTGGACGATATGAAGCACATCCCCGGCCCTAAACTTTTACACGTTCTTACGGTAAAAGGCAAGGGCTATGGACCGGCAGAGAAAGACCAGACCAAATGGCACGCGCCCGGTCTGTTCGACAAAGTGACGGGGGTTATCCAGAAGAAAATTTACGATACGCCACAACCGCCCAAGTACCAGGACGTGTTTGGGAATACGCTGGTTGAGCTGGCCGAGCAGAACGCCCGTATTGTGGGGGTTACGCCCGCCATGCCATCGGGTTCGTCGATGAACATTATGATGAAGGCGATGCCAACGCGGGCTTTCGATGTAGGCATTGCCGAACAGCACGCCGTAACGTTCTCGGCGGGTATGGCTACGCAGGGTGAGGTTGTCTTCTGCAACATCTACTCGACATTCATGCAGCGGGCCTATGATCAGGTTATTCACGACGTCTGCATTCAGGAACTGCCGGTTATCTTCTGTCTCGACCGCGCCGGTTTTGCCGGTGCCGATGGGCCTACGCACCACGGTGCCTATGACCTGGCCTACATGCGTTGTATTCCGAACATGATTGTGGCCGCGCCCATGAATGAGCAGGAACTTCGCAACATGATGTTCACCGCCCAATCAGACGAGGTTCAGCAGGGTAAGCAGGCCTTCACCATCCGGTATCCACGGGGCGAAGGCGTTATGCCTAACTGGCGCACTCCCCTCGAAAAACAGGTGATTGGCCAGGGACGAATGATCAGCGATGGTGAAGATGTCGCCATTCTGACCATCGGCCACATCGGGAATTATGCCGTTCAAGCCACGGAAATGCTGGCCAAAGAAGGTATCCGTCCCGCTCATTTTGATATGCGCTACGTGAAACCCCTGGACGAAACCCTGCTCCATCAGATCTTCAGCCGTTTCGACCGGGTCGTGACCGTCGAAGATGGCTGCGTGATGGGCGGGTTTGGTAGTGCGGTGCTGGAGTTCATGGCCAACAACGACTACATGGCCCGCGTCAAACGCCTGGGAATTCCCGACGCCGTGATTGAACATGGTGAACAGATCGAACTCCACCATGAGTGTGGTTTCGATCCGCAGGGTATTGCTGATGCCGTTCGTGAACTGCTCTTTACAGGCCGCGCTGTAACTGTCTAA